The segment GTCAAAAATATTGACCTTAAGCAATTACTTTTGACTACCATCCTCAATTAACGGTTTTATGTTTTACTCGTACAAATTAAGAGCatgactggtttaaccgcagcggttgcggttgcggttacgggagtttgcggatgcgggtggttgcggtttctagcggttttaagagatttgtacgactggttctgcggttaaaaattggtgcgtttacgggatacttatgactggttaactactaAGTGcaacagcggttaaataataaattaacaatatttacattttatacaattataaaaatatcaaaaataataatattataataaatataaaagttatatttagaaagttatagtttaattttttttaaaatatagaaaatatttttattttaaagttttataatattaattaaaatttaatagatatattttagcatttttataattctaatttaattttttattgaatatttttatttttgtatttatattgttttggaaaaaaagaaattttttttatccttccgcaaccgcaaacgctagctggaaccagcttttgaatttatgaggttcggAGCGATTTGAAACGGTTTGGAAcagtttgagcgattgttgcaaaacgccaacaactgctaccaaccgcaaaagctgcgtttgcggatggtagcgggaaaaccagtcataccctaagAAGATAAATCATATCGTTTGAACACACAAAAATGATGCGAGGGGAACAAAAAAGGAGAAAGTTCGCAAAACGGCATCGTAAGCAAGGTCCAAAAGGTTGACTTTGTGCAAGAACTTTAGACCACTAAACCCAGTGAACGGCTTCAAAGCATTAACCGTTTATTTAATCTCACCTGAAATTACGATGAAGTAGGTCCCATAGATAATTTCAATAAAACACTTTGTTATATACTTATACTAGATAGTAACCCGCCCTTTTCAAGGGCggaaattatttaaacaaatcTTTCTAATTGTTACCGAGAttagaatatataaaattatttataaaaaaaccatagttttttttatatatagttttgtttataatattgtttgtggatataatatatactgttttttttttaaattccaacattccatatatataaatgttaatatGTTTGAGATCCAAAATTTATAAgcaaattatttaaacaaaccTTTTTAACTGTTACTGAGATTacaatattacatttaaaaaaataatatttccacaatagagtttttatatatttttaattataatattatctgtagatatattatatactatgttttattatttaaatttcaacTTCCATAATACTCCTATTAGTTTTAATTGGTTAAGACCCATAATCGTATTGCCCATTTATTTGCAAAGCAACACAATAATGTGTCCTGAAAATCACAAATGGGAAGCAAAAATACTTtctgttttcaaaaataaatgaataaggAAAATATGTTCTCAACATAATTAAGTTGTTAAATCTTTTTTTACTTGGACGAAAAGCTAGTAAACATCAATCAAATTTAGGCGAAATTACAACTCAGATGCACCTTATTTCAAAGTTTTGTATATGTTAATCTACCTCAAAAGCGTAAAGAGTTTAAAGCTTGAGTAATCCAGAAACCAATCATCATTATATCTTTACAATTACGGTTACTTGTCTAAATGAAAGAGAAGTAAACAAAGTGAAAAAAAGGTAAACAAAGTGTATCAAGCGTTGTAACACAAACGATCACGAAAGCTCAGGAAGAAGCTCCTTTCTTTGGCTTCGCTGCAGAGTATATATAAAAAGGTGAGAAGAAAAAGATCAAATGGTGAAAATCAGGATTACATACACCCATTGAAATGGATAACGTACCTATTTCTTCACAGGCTCTTCCTTCTTTGACAAAATCAACTCAATGTGGCATGTGTTTGATATGTAAGCAGCAAAATAAAGAGAGAGTCAGCACATTGTGACTGAAACAAAAGTTGAAAAAAGAGTAGCATCATGAAGAACATACTATGGATTCTTACAGGACACGATAGGTCCTCCACCTATGTTTTGCTGCTTGGTTCACTTGGGTGTGTGATATGAAAAGGGCATCAACATCCAAAACTTTGACCTGAAAATCACAAATGGGAATTAGCAACTGGACATATGCGCCAAACCAATAAAACACATAGTAATGGAGTCAAAGCTCCAAAGTCACCTCAGCATTGCTCTCAACATTCTTGAGAAGATCAAGTCTGAACTGAGTAAATTTAACAGGCAAATGACCTTGATCTTTTGAATGCCTGATCAGCACCTCTAAAACCATGACAGAAACGTGTGAAGGGAAAGCTTGCTTAGGAGCTTTCACATCTTCTAAATACCTTTCGGACTTGATTCGAGAATTCACTTTTGTCTCCGCTCCACTCAGATAGTGCCTGACCTGAGCTCTGCATTAAACAAAACATAGCATCTGATACTTTGATTCAAGAGAAAATTCATGAAAGAGTTCATGGGATGATCAACAGTCAAGGGTAGAAATCACAGATACTAACCTGAGCTCTCATCTTTGTTTCTTGCCATCAAAATGCATATAGTTTTCTAAGGACCCGACtgttatttcttatttttctagGTAAGTCTTGATCCTTTAGCAATGATTGAGCAATGGCCTCAattgtgagttttttttttcgtttttgaaGATAACAACTTTGTAGAGTTTATGTGCTTAGCCCACCAATTCACAAGCaccttattttaaagttttgtatacccaaaaaaaaattgcagaGATTTTTTGTTGTTCATGATTCAGCCTACTCAGTGAAACTCTAGAAAGAAAATTGAGGATTGAAAGGTAGAACATGAAATCGAATGGAACAAATCTAATACACTTATATGCCTTTTGTATGGATCAACCGGACCTGATATCTGAAGattccttcctctaaatgattgAAAGAAGCAAAAACTCTTGATCGAATCAGTCCACCAGCCCTAATTCACTTTGTTCTTCGTTTCATGCGAATGTATCTGTGTATAGTGGTCGGAGGTAATGATGGTGGAACATAGAAAGAGGAGAAGATGACGACGCTAGAGATGACCTAGATGTTGGatagatttttaatattaatctaATGATTAAAGTTTGTTTAATGTAAATATATCGGtcatcaaataaatatatataaaacatgttACATTTTGTCACAACATTGTTCAATAGGACCAAACTTAAAACATGCCAAGGTAATTTCaaataggactctattttaatagattagatatctcatactaataatttaaaataaatcacgCCTCCACTCCCGGAACACTTCCTCTTTATATACTTTCCAACAATATCAAACTTCAACACAAACATATCAGAAACTTCTctcttttattaatattattctCTCATTTTTTGTTCAGAATAATGTTTTCGTATTCTAGTAATCCTTTTGTttacacttttatatttctCCTATCAATCGGCAACAGGATTGCATTCTCTTCGAGTTCGTCACCGCAGGCTCAGGATCCGAAGCTAGTAGTTGACGAAGTCAATAGGTACGTTAGAAAAAAAGAATATGATCaattcacattttaaatttttataacaaTGTTGCtttgtaaatataaaatgtCATCGTCATACAATCGTTTGTGTATGAAATGTAGTATCTAATTCTATAATCGTCATACAATCGTTTGTGTATGAAATGTAGCATCTAATTCAATAATCGTCTATTCGTCTTTCATTATTTTCacttaaattatgattttttgtttaCCCACTTATAATCATGGTTTCCATGGCTcacttacattttttttttttttttggctcaacatCAACTTTCATTAACCAACGATGAATACAGGATTATAACCACACAAGTTAAACCCAACATACAAACGACGAAATCTAGTAACACCTAAGATCACTAAGTTGGATCTTACGCTACCTGATTTGAAACGTCGCTGCATTTTTCACCACTCGGAAACGACACCAACTCACGACACGAGATGGCCGTTCCTTAGACCCTACTAAATTTGGCCACAAAGTACGAAGACAGTGATAACACAAAGAGACTCGAAGCATAACCGGTTCTAATTTTTTAACCGCCTATAGTCTCCTAATGATAAGCCTTCAGCACATGTACTAACAGGACCATCACCACTGGCGCATACCGACCAAGCTCTTGTCCCTCTGGCATCACCATCCCGACCGTAAGCCATAAACCGGACATGAGTGCCCGGAATGAAAAGCGGGTTTGACGTCGGAAAACGAGCAAGGATCACCAAATCGCGGCTTCAAAGGGTGCAGAGCTCATACCGCCGGGATGTCACCGACGCTGGGAAGTACGGCTCCACCGTGCTTCATAAGCAGAAACCTCCACTCCGGTTGACAAGTCCTTCGTCGAGAGTTCATGCCGCACGTCGTCTCCGGGAACCGAAGAACGAGCCCCTTTCCACCGCCCGTCGCAGCACTCCTCCAGCAGTCTCACCGTCGCAGGGACATGTAGATCTGTGATGAAGGAGATGTCACACCTCGTCACGCGCCGACGTCGTGAATCTTCCACCGTAGATCCCAAAAAGGGAAAACTGGATCTGTGAAATTTTCAACCCTAAAAGCCGACTTTCATCTCCGTCGGTTCGCCTTGATCTCGCCGTCACTCCATTGGAAGCCAAAAACCATCTCCGTTGAACACAAGAGATCTCTAGGAGAGGTCTTCAACAGCACAGAATCGCAAGCATATCGACCAAGTGAAGCCCGAGGAGGATGAAAGCAAAGAGAAAAACGAGAAAGGGAGAGAGAGGGGATGCCTCCGGCGACGCCTAGCAGTGGCGGCCGGAGCTAGGGTTGTTGGAGTATAGTTGTCTGCACGCTCGAGAGAGAGAAAAGGGGCACAAGACAATTCTGGCTCACTTACATTTACAGATTTACAAACCCAAACAacaaaaaatttgtaaaaatctTTAAAGCTAAGAAAACCCTTAACCGGAAAAACTAAACTTATTTTTGGTTCACATTTGTATTTCCCATCAAAGGACTTTTTGTCAACATTCCGCAAACTATTCACTCTATATTTGCTTTTTTATTTTACTCCTTTTTATGGGGTTAAATTCCATTTtattattctaaaaaaaaaatctattttatataatatatctagctatatatatatatgtctattatttatttgtttataatgGGCTTTCATAACTACTTTCCAGTTTTGCCGACATTTTTCTACAACGACCAAAACTAATGTGTTCACATTTAAATGAGTACTTTAAAAGTATTacgaatatttttctaaattctATCTGTCTGTAGAAGTGTATTCAATGCGTCACGGAGGAGCCTGGCCTACCTATCTTGTAGAACCGGAAATCCAATCGATGATTGTTGGCGTTGCGATCCAAACTGGGACACAAATCGCCAACGGCTAGCCGATTGTGCTATTGGGTTTGGCAAAAACGCCATCGGAGGCCGCGACGGCCGAATTTACGTGGTTACAGATCCTGGCAACGACGATCCAGTAAACCCTATACCTGGAACCCTTAGACATGCGGTGACACAAGAAGAACCATTATGGATCATTTTCAAGAGAGATATGGTCATTAAACTTCAAAAAGAACTCATCATCACATCTTTCAAGACCATTGATGGTAGAGGCGCAAGCGTTCACATTACCGATGGCCCTTGCTTAAAAATTCACGAAAAAactaatatcatcatccatggCATTAACATCCATGACTGCAAACCAGGACCTGGTGAGAAAAATTATCTACACTAGTTTCTTAATTAGTATAtgctttatataataaaaccaaaattttctatataaaacaTGCTAACATACTAATTTGTGTTTATAGGTGGCATGATTAGAGATGGCCCAGATCATACTGGAATGTGGATCCCATCAGATGGAGACGCGGTGGCGATATTCGGAGGGAAAAACGTGTGGATTGACCATTGTTCATTGTCTAACTGCGATGATGGTCTCATTGACGCCATACATGGTTCGACGGCTATAACCATATCGAACAACCACATGACACACCATGACAAGGTCATGCTTTTAGGGCATAGCGATAGTTATACAGAGGACAAGAACATGCAAGTCACCATTGCGTTTAACCATTTCGGAGAAGGGCTCGTTCAAAGGATGCCACGGTAACAATATTATCCCTTatcggacacacacgcacataGTCACGTATAGATACATAGAAGCTTGTGTTCGAAGTGCGAAGCACGCGCATAAAGAGTTTGCATGTGAAAGCTTGACTTAAAAAGTATGTAAAAAGTCAATAAACGGAGAATGAGACTTTTTAAACAACCACCGATCGTTCACATCACTATACATAATATTTGTTTCATTAAATATGTCATATAAACTTGAATGTTACTAATATATAGGGTTTTTGTTACAATAAACAGGTGCAGGCATGGATATTTCCATGTGGTGAACAATGATTATACTCACTGGGAAATGTATGCCATCGGAGGAAGTGCTTCTCCGACGATATACAGCCAAGGCAATAGATTTCTCGCTCCTGATACTCGGTTTAATAAAGAGGTATGttgttgtgattttttttttataattttagctTGAGAAATTTAACATGTGACAGTTGACCCAAGCATTCAGCTTAATGGTTATTCTAGTTTTGTACATTTTGCATGCTAGAAGACAAAAACCCCTAAAATGTGACATGTTTTCACGTTATAATAGGTTACAAAACATGAAGATGCACCCGAAAGCCAATGGAGAGATTGGAATTGGAGATCTGAAGGGGATATGTTGTTGAACGGAGCATATTTCAGACAATCCGGTGCCGGAGCTCCATCGACTTATGCAAGAGCTTCTAGCCTAAGTGCGAGGCCATCATCGCTTGTGGGTTCCATCACTACGACGGCAGGAGCACTGAGTTGTCGACGAGGTGGTCACTGTTAATTATTCACTATCACGATGATAATGAAATCGTAagagagaaaaaatatattaaaggaCCATTGTTTATGCAATGGTTCGTATGTTCTAATGAATGGTAAGAGACATTTGCGGGATGATAGTTTTTCAACGTAATGTTAATGCGTCTGCTATGTCTCTGGACATTTGCgagatgattttaaaatttatattaaatgatgttaaagctataaaaatatttcaacctTTTGTTTGTCTGTTAACCACCAAGTTTCGGATCTAAACCTATGTATGATCTATTCGAATCAGGACCATAATTTTCTAATTTCGTTTCCTTCAGTACTAATATCAAGAACATCCTTGATATTTTGTTTAACAATGGAAGTCCTACATATTTCCACAAATTCGGTTTAGTTTTCCCTGAAATTTGACCCTAACGCGATTTTGACCTATATCTATTGTATTTAAGACTTTGTAggctaaatttatttttaatattttttttaggtttaaaAGTTTTCTGAGAGATAAAATTGTATTCTacctttggaaaaaaaaattataaacccaTTTTTTTTCCTGTTTTTTGGGTGCAAATCAGGGGCGAAGCTAGTAAGACAGTTGTGGGTGCAAGTGCACCCataattttatcaatattaACAAGTTTTGTATGTAAAAGTTGTAAGTTCCAGTTATCTAAATGGTTAAATTCTTTATGTGCACCCCCAAACATCCAAGGTTCGACATCTATTCAaccatttatttttttcctttatgaATTATGCACCCCCTATAATTAACTCCTAGCTTCGCCCCTGGTGCAAATGTTAAATAAGTTTTGGTTTATTAATTATAGTATGGCTTCTTCATCTTCTATACAtcgatacattttttttttgaacaaccaaACATTTCATTAAAATCAGAAGCTAAGCATTCGAGTAATACAAAGCAGTTTTAGCTAGGGCATCTGCAGCAGAATTTAGAGTCCTAGGAACATAAGCAAAAATAATGGAAGAAAAAGATGATGATAGTTTCTCGATATCCAAGTTGATTCCGTAGAGCTCCACCGGATGTTGCTTCGAGTTTAGTGCTTTAACAAGCACTTGGTTATCTGATTTGAGGCAGATATTGGAGAGGTGACGAGCTTTAGCATGCAGCAGGGCTTCCCGAACAGCTAAGGCCTCCGCCATCAAGGGTGATGCGACACAGAGTTCCGTCGAACTATACATCGATACATAACATCTATAATTTGATCGTTATAACACCTTAATATATAATAGGATTggatctaaatttttttaataaactatatCAATCATACTGGACATGCATGCCTAATGCCTGTATTTTCAAAACTTTCATTTCGTACAATTAATACTATTGCTAAAAGAAGATAGTTGTCCGACAAGTAAGTATTCATAAAATACTATGAAATTTTCGAAAACAGAGACATACTAAATTTAAATTGTTActatcaaattttgaatttttatttcaaattcatAAGAACCaactaataatttaaaacaaccTCGCATTTCGACGACTACGGAAactgaaatattattttatatggaAGTAACTTATAATAAGGTTGGTATTCTTTGATATGGATTGCAACTTGTAATGATAAGGCAGTGTTCTAAAGGATACATGTGTTctcatgttttcaaacaatttCTTTATACTTTGATTTGATTGATGTTTTACTCGAGCATAGACAAATGTTTAAGTTTTAAAGAGTTATAAATGACCAGTTTACCGGTTTACAACGTTTTGGAGTCTTTTATAAATGTAGGGTCTTTTAGTCTTTTAACGATTCTTCTTAGGTTTTAGGCTGATTAGAAACATAAGATATCGAATTGAGTGCAACTGAGCAATCAAAAATGTGTAGAATTGTGCAAATAAGTCAGAAATTTAGGACTGGATTGAAGACTTCGCATTATGTGCATGAGCTCAATTTCTTTCATAGGTTAGAGAACTGAGTTAGACTTTTAATGTTACTGGTTTGAGATCCATCAAATGGCTATGTTGAAGGTTATGCGCGTTACTCTAAAGACAATTATTCTGTGTAATGGTTAAATATGAgaaaataattgttttgtttctttattttcggTTTAATTTTGCTTAAGTTTGACTTTAACATGATTTTGACTTATTTCTATTGTATTTAAGCCAATTTAggctaaatttatttttgaaatagattttttaggtttaaaagtttttttaggTAAATTTGTATTCTACCTTTGGAacaagtttttgtttaattatgttttatgaTTACGAATGTTAAATAAGTTGTTGCTTAATAATTATAGTATGCTTTCGTTATATCAATGAATAACATCGATAATTGGATCGTTATAACACTTTAATATATAATAGGATTGGATCTAACgatttttattaagaaaaatttttatgtttttttcacaaaaataatttttaatgaggaaaatgaccaaaataagttttattaaaatgtaaaaatacatttataccaTATGGTTAATTAGTCTAGACTTAGGATTGCCAGTTATGGGGTGGGGTTTtgagaataaaattttaaattttcaaaaatataaataaagattaatgttttcaaaataaaaatgaactatttgatcattttatttttttaaagtttattttatgataaaaacttaaaaaattagCTATCTGAGAGAATTGCATTTTATTAACTATATCAATCATAGTGAACATGCATGCCTAATGCCTGTATTTTCAAAACTTGCATCTGGTACAATTAATATTATTGCTGAGAGAAGTTGTAGTTGGCCGTACAAGTATTCATAAAATACTATGAAATTTTCGAAAGACAGAGACAAACTAAACTTAAATTGTTactatcttattttaaattttatttcaaacCCGTAAGAACGAACTAATAATTCAAGACAGCCCTGGCATTTCGACGACTCCGGAAACTCAAAGATCTTTTTTTATTCCATTTCATTTTAGTCTACGAGttcttaaaccctaaaactgattattaaataaatgttttatgtaactttcattgcATTATTACTCTCGTTGAAAgttactaatatatattattcacaACATGCGGATATAATTAGTCCTATACGGCATGAATATATGCTAAATGAAGCCATCAATTTGTCGTCATGGGAGATTAGGAGTAGACAATAATGCTTTAGAATAATGGTGATAATCATTAAATCATTAAAAGTTCCTCTTTCTGAGCTATGATTGCTGCATTTTACTTCACAACGTCCTTGTTTGACTTTTCTATCACCTCGTTTCGTGCCTCCTTGTCCTTCAACGCTTGCAAGAGTTGTAGATCAGCTATACACAAAAATGGTAGCTCATAATTAGTTCAGAAAATGACCGTTAAGTCTACTTAATATAGTCGACTCATAATTCATAAATATGAATAATTTAGTCAACTAATTTCCCCCCTACAGaaaattctataaatacccacTAAAACCCCATAAGTTATCTCCACCcttctcaaaaaatataaacacaCTACCACTTCCTGAGCTTTTGTTTTAGAGTTTTTCCCGGTACACAAACAAATGGCTCCAAGAATCTCTCTTGCACTCTTCCTTTCCCTGAACCTCCTCTTCTTCACTTACACTTCTGCTCAAGGCTCTTGTCCTAAAGATTCCCTGCAGATCAGTCTATGCGCTAATGTTCTCAATGTAGTTGAACTAACATTGGGAAACCCATCTGTACCGCCATGCTGCTCACTCATTCATGGCTTGGTTGACCTTGAGGCTGCAGCCTGTCTTTGTAGCGCACTCAAAGTTGACATTCCTGGCATCACCTCAATTAACCTTCCCATCTTTCTCAACGTACTCCTCAATGTTTGTGGCCGACCAACTCCAACATCTTACCATTGCGTCTATTGAATACTTCAGACATATAAAGACATACCTAAAGGACAGAAATATCGTATGGTTTCAAATTAGTCTTGAACTTATTGCGTAGTTTTCTTGTTTCTTATAATCAGTGATTGCTTCTGTGATTTTCTTGGATTGAATAAAATGATGAACGTCATGTTCTCATGCAACAATGTATTATGGGGTTTTGTGTGTGTAATCTGCAAGTTATTTCCCCTTTTGCTTCATTTTTAATGGCCCTTTGCTTCATTGTTCCTCTTATCTTCGTTGTAAACGtttcttttgaatttgattaataaaagtaTAGCAATCGGTGTTGTCTATATCAGGCCCATCtgtgtattaaaaaaaaaggtaaaatggCAATATGACGcactgaaataaaaaaaaatcatatcttaGTTATTTTGCGGTAAACATTAAATAATGGCATGTACTTATCTGAGCTGTATATTAATCGGGTTTAATCTGATCGTACGTTCTCCAAACCAAAACTGCTGTTGGAAAAGTACGTAAAGAATGTACATAAACTGTTTCATGACAGACCCTAATTTTCATTAAAGATGAAACAGTATATATTtctataagcaaaaaaaaagtatttatataaatgCTATTTTAAGGAGAATATAATTAAATTCTTggaaaacaataaaattttgatgtttCGAGATGTATTTAGAATCAAATAAGTAAAATACTAAATAAATCAATTTGATGCAAACTTATTTATGAGAATTCAAAATAAACTAATTGGATGTTacttagataaaataaaattaatatatatcagAAGATcatagtatatttatatatattaggtgaatatttatgaaatatcGTAATATACTTATACGGTAGTATACtatatttattgttatttattcttttttatttagtgtaattaaaattcatttcatgtaaactatttaaaatttaataatcaaaaatacaaaacaaatgGATACAATTATGACTTTTATATATTAAGATAagtgaaccgagaatctggttCTTATTCTCATCAGTGCTCGCGTCTCATGGAAGCCTCTCAAACTCTTTCAatcgaaaaaataaattaactcTCTGAAAGATAGTGAGACTCGCCTGAGAGAAATGAGAAAAAGAATGAAAGGAAAGAAACCAATTGTAAGACTCTATGTGTAATCAGAAAACTGACCGAATAAGAATCCATGTGTCCTTTGATCGAGATTCCCTTGATGATAATGCACAACTTAATCTTAGATGAGATTGGTGGAGAATTTGGAGAACTCTTATGAGTTGTAGGTTGAAAATGGTTACATTACTAAATGGAGGTCAAATACATGGAAGTACCTTCAAAGATTGGTGTTTTTGATGTGAATTGCAACTTGTAATGGTAACGCGATGTTCTAAATGATAAATGTGTTCTCATATTTTCAAACCTTTTCCTTATACTTTGCTTGATGTTTTACTCGAGCACAAACAAATGTTTAAGTTTTAAAGAGTTATAAACGATCTAATTACCGGTTTCCAACTATTTGGAGTCTTTTATCGAGTCAATGTGTGTTTGTAGAGTCTTTTAGTCTTTTATTGATTCTTCTTAGGTTTTAGGCTgattagaaacataaaatatcgAATTGAGTGCAGCTGAGCAATTAAAGGTGTTGAATTGTGAAAAAAACGTTAGAAGTTTATAAATGGATTGAAGACTTCGCATTATGTGCCTGAGCTCAATTTCTTTCATATGTAATAGGTTAGAGAATTGAGTTAGACTTATAATGTCACTAGTTTGAGGTTGATCAAATGGCTATGTTGAAGGTTATGAGCGTTACACTGAATACTATTCAGTCTACTGGTTAAATACGagaaaaataattgttttgtttctttatttttggtttagttttgcTTAAATTTGTCTTTAACGTGATTTTCACTTATATCTATTGTATTTAAGCCTTTTTTAGGCTAATTTTAGATagattttttatgtttaaattttttcttaGAGATAATTTTGAATTCTAGCTTTGGAAcaagtttttgtttctgttttatGGGTGCGAATGTTAAATcagtttttgtttaataattATAGTATGCCTTCTTTGTATTGATGAATAACATCGATAATTTGATCGTTATATAACACCTTATATATAATAGGATTGGATCTAacgatttttattaaactatatCAATCATACTGAACATGCTTGCCTAATGCCTGTATTTTCAAAACTTGCATTTGGTACAATTAATATTATTGCTAAAAGAAGTTGTAGTTGGCCGTACAAGtattcataaaatatatgaaacttTCGAAAACCAGAGACAAACTAAACTTAAATTGTTactatcttatatttttaaattttatttcaaacCCATAAGAACGAACTAATAATTCAAGACAGCCCTGGCATTTCGACGACTCTGGAAACTCAAAGATCTTTTTTTATTCCATTTATCTTTAATCTACGAGttcttaaaccctaaaactgattattaaataatgttttatgtaactttcattgcATTATTACTCTCGTTGAAAgttactaatatatattattcacaACATG is part of the Brassica rapa cultivar Chiifu-401-42 chromosome A09, CAAS_Brap_v3.01, whole genome shotgun sequence genome and harbors:
- the LOC117128077 gene encoding putative lipid-binding protein AIR1B; the encoded protein is MAPRISLALFLSLNLLFFTYTSAQGSCPKDSLQISLCANVLNVVELTLGNPSVPPCCSLIHGLVDLEAAACLCSALKVDIPGITSINLPIFLNVLLNVCGRPTPTSYHCVY
- the LOC103836991 gene encoding putative pectate lyase 11, with protein sequence MFSYSSNPFVYTFIFLLSIGNRIAFSSSSSPQAQDPKLVVDEVNRSVFNASRRSLAYLSCRTGNPIDDCWRCDPNWDTNRQRLADCAIGFGKNAIGGRDGRIYVVTDPGNDDPVNPIPGTLRHAVTQEEPLWIIFKRDMVIKLQKELIITSFKTIDGRGASVHITDGPCLKIHEKTNIIIHGINIHDCKPGPGGMIRDGPDHTGMWIPSDGDAVAIFGGKNVWIDHCSLSNCDDGLIDAIHGSTAITISNNHMTHHDKVMLLGHSDSYTEDKNMQVTIAFNHFGEGLVQRMPRCRHGYFHVVNNDYTHWEMYAIGGSASPTIYSQGNRFLAPDTRFNKEVTKHEDAPESQWRDWNWRSEGDMLLNGAYFRQSGAGAPSTYARASSLSARPSSLVGSITTTAGALSCRRGGHC